CTTGGAATGGCTATACTTCTCAGGTGTCTGTTCCTTTACACAAACTCTTCTCTACCCAGAaagctctcttctctttcttttgccTGGATCTGGAATCAGACAGACCTGTATTCAAATTTTGTGTCTGTCATTACTAGCTCCGTGACTTGGTGCATGCTACTTAAGCCTTCAAGCCTCAGCTGCTTCACTAATAAAAAGAGGATAATTCAAGAATACTTGAGGATTAAATCAAATTCTAGCCAAAGTCCTTAGCAGTACACATTAAAATGCTCACCTTTTAATAATTAGTTTGAGGTGTCTCTTTCACCATGAAACTTTTTCTAACCTTAGCCTAGGACACAGTAAAGCCCCCGACTTCCTACTTCTAAGCATTCCGTTTACTTTTCTACTACAAATAGAGCGCCCACTGGAGTACTGGTGAATGTGTAGGCTGTAAACTCCCTGAAGTTAGGTATTTTGCCATGAGTATCTTTTTaggcatttagtaaatatttactgaaagaaaCATGTTTCAGTACATCATGAACTAGCTTATCTGTTGTCTccataaaataaagtatatttaaaaatatctattgtaACTATCGACAATAACTCATTTGATTTTAGAGTCCAAACTGTGGAAtctgctttttcatatattttccagaaaaatgatcttacaattttaattattttttaaccagACTGCTTAGAAATTCACTGCATTCCACAAATTCAGAATTTAGAATACTAGAACTTACCTCACTACAATAAATGGGAAACATGAAGTTTTTAGACAATCCAGCATAATGATCAGAATGGAAATGAGTGAGAAAATAGGCAGTGCAACCTTCAACCCATCCATACTGAAAGGCATCAACCGTAAAGCCAGTTCCTATAACAAAAACACCAAAGCAGCTGCTTTAGCAAGAGTGAAGTAAAAGTTACCCATTTGCTTATATAGCAAACCCTCTTACACCTTTACATCTCATGTCCAACTTAACTTTACAATTTAAAAGTCTACACCGCATAAATTCATCAAAGGATGATCCTAGAGATGAAAATGAGTCTTGTAAGTTTACACTAAATATACCCAGTATagtctttttaaagaataactTTTCCAAAAAAAGTGCTAATCTACAAACCAGTTATTTGGCTAGCTGAATATTTTCATGATACTTACTAGGCACCTAAAAATCCTTTACTTCTGTGAAACAGCAAAAGGAGAATGCTATCTTTCTTCTAAAACATGAAATCTCAACAGGGGTGACATTGACCTGCTTCTGGCAGGAGAAAGATGGTTGATGACCCAAATGATCTCACTGGCCCTCCAAAGAGTCACAGAACAACAACAGGTAAATAGATATCCACAGTGTTTGAATTTCattgtgggaggtggggaggagaaaagaaaacgagaaaaaaaaaaagcctaaaaagGCTCCAGAGAGCAGcaattatgaaaaaagaaaaagattgagCTGTTCTAAAACATGCAGGTAAATAAGCATACCTCCACAATTCTACAGAGGCCTATCCACACATGGCCCACTAGTTCTGGgctcactttaaatatataaatttaatcaaaatgtgcataaatacttttctttacataaatattttgagCAAATTATACATTTATAGTATCAAAAAAGCACATTAAATAATCTCCCTGAAACCAAGTGCATTTTGgcagttttatattcttttcagaagGATGCCTGGTTTCTTcaataataaaattcattttactaCACATTTTTCTATTAGCTCTTCTATGAAGgcacaagaaattaaaaaaataagaaaagattacAAAACTAAGTTATGATATGGTTTAAAAATGTTTAGCATTTATTCTGACCTGGGTAACCCATgacattttccttctttgaagCTTTTTAgtactttgcatttttcttaagTTCTTAGAAGCTGTCTGTTACTATGGTTACTTACAGAAATCCTTTCCTTCCTCCGTATTAAGCTGATCTATACTAATTTTTGTCAAATCTGTAATATCTATATAACTAGCACAGTATCTTGTATATAGTggtggtgttagtcactcagctgtgtccaactctttgcaactccatggactgtagcctgccatgctcctctgtccatggaattctccaggcaagaatactggagtgggttgccattcccttctccaggggatcttccccatccagggatggaacctgggtctcccgcattgaaggcagattctttactgtctgagccaccagggaagccccattttgtaTACAGAATATGTTTAGTAGAAGTTTGCTGAACTAAATGGagcaaaaaaagagtaaataggcaaaaaaaaaaaatctgttacatAAAAAATAAGGGAAACACAAAAAATTGTTTCACATGCACACAACATGAGGAATGAACATGAAGTTTAAAGAAGTTGCATCTTTGTAGATATATTAAGCATTGATACTTTGACTTACCAGGTATTTTCTTATAGAATGGACATGTCCTTTTCCTTAATTCTCCTGCATTAGATGACTCTGAGATTTTCGTGTTCTCTCTCTGCACTCTGCCATGAGCTGATTTTACAAAGGCTTTGTCTTTACTTAAATTGACTGTTCCAGGTACTGTCTTCTTAAGGTGACCTGGATTCTTCTGATGTCCTCCTTCCTGCAATGAATCTGACTTTTTAAGTCTCTTTCTTTGACGCTGTGACCCCCTATCAGAAAGCTCCACAGAGGGCTGACTTTCACTTAAATTCTTTACCTCTAATTCTAAATCACTTAAAGATTTTTCTGCTTTCCTCTTGCGCTGCTGGGACCTCTTTTCATGAGGACTTACAGCTGTATTGAAGTTCATCCCTTCTAATGAACTTTCCTCCAgcgatttctcttttcttttgggtGGCAGTCCAAAATACACACCTATATCCATCTGCTTCATTACCTTAGTAGAAGGCTGTGTTGCATGACACTTAGGGCCAGAGGGTAACATTTCCAAAGGCTTAGCAACAGTAGGTGTACTAGAAAATGTTTCTGAATTTAAAACTGGAACTTTATTGTCCAGCATACCATCTAATGCCTTTCTGCAGAAACATGTTGAGTTTGCATTGTTCTTAGCATTGGAATTCTTATTTGATAATTCTCTAGTTTTACTTTGGGTTGGGTGGAAAGAATGACATCCTCCTCCCTGGTTTTCAAAACGTTTTGACGTTTTACTCTTAAGTAATGGAAGGGAATTTTGATTGTAAACAGCTGATTCTTCAATCACCTGTTTCTCTTTATTTGATTGAGATGCATGAAATTCTGGTTCATCAGGTTTTGCTTTAGAGCCTTGGTAACTAGGAGAAGTAAACCTCTCTGCTAATGCAGGTGGAAGCAACATAAAATCATCATCAGTATATGCTGGATGACCATGTGAAACAATTCTCTTATTTTGGAAAGTAAGTTGAGACGAATCATTAAGAGAGTTGCATTCATACAATTCTTCATTGTATTTATCCTGTGTTAAGAAGCTATCCACTTTGGGGCAGGCCTCCTGGTCCTCCAGTAAGGGGTCATAtagttttttaaacaaagtgGAGTTGCTGCCATCTTCTTCTAGACTGCCATCTTTAGAGCTTTCCATGAAAAATCGTTCCTGTTGTGAGTCATCCAGTTTATCATTTGTATCGTAAGTTTCTTCATCACTTTGAAGCGGAGAATAGGAGATATCACAGTTGCTAAAGTCATTTTCTGGCAATGGCAAATTTCTGTGTTCTGGGTTGTTTGGGCTGTCTAATTCTTCAGCAAGAGGCAAACCAACTCCTACCAGTTTGTCACTGTTAACATGTCCTGTAAATTGTGGGACTTGTTGGGAAGTTTGGCTATTTGTCGAAGAGGAAATCTTTTTATCAGTTTCAGTTGGAGACTGAGAGCTTTTTAGATACTGGGTCACTAACAAGGGATCAgttgaaacattttttaagttttctgtttgtttctcatGTGGAGACCATCTTTCCTTAAGGCTACAAAGAAAGTCTGAATTAGTCTCACTGAAACTCAGCCCTGACCCATGGGAAGGATCCCTGAGAGGACTATTACCAGCCCTGCTTTGAGCTAGCAGAAGGTGAGTGTATCTCTGGTAATGAGAAGGAATTGTTGAGGAACACTGAAGGCCATCAGGACactctgaaaattttaataaagaaaaaagtattacTGGATCAAAGCACAGACTAAGCTCTGACAGTATTAGCACTATAAATTAACAGGTAAGTGGTTTAACAGGTAAATAATCAGCCCTACTTCGCAGTCTTAGGACAATAGCTATCTTTATACCAAcaaaaaaatcaacacacaatTATCAGTAATCAAGTATGGTTTTACAAGGTGCTAGTTATTATTTCTAAGTCAAATATTCTTTTAAGTTTCCTTTCAAATActcttttcttggaaaaaaagttaagaCTAACACCTTTTTCTCCCCACTAAAAACTTTCAGAAGGATGAGCTCCTCCAAAACGCATGTCATGTTTGCACGAGAAATCGATCCCATCAGTTTCACTACATCTCTATTgctcaggcaaaaaaaaaaaagaatagagaaagcTGGTATGTCTGTATCATAAGTTTAAAATTCCACAGACTAAAATTCTACTCCAATTTTTGTCTTATCAGGCAACACAGATGTATGACAATTGCAGTACCAAATTAGGTTCCattatttaatattcacaatGTATACAAAAACAATAATAGCAATCTTAATCAGAGCTGTCCACATACTATACATTTTAGAT
The Budorcas taxicolor isolate Tak-1 chromosome 23, Takin1.1, whole genome shotgun sequence genome window above contains:
- the DCLRE1A gene encoding DNA cross-link repair 1A protein, giving the protein MLEDAFLEEDIWEYKSKRKPKRVHPNNCSENIPDFVEKATDGQHQSKRNRNKKRTVETKKKVKTPETCLRETDSQTSVASSQNSICGDGIQQCQDTEVTPEKRCRTHKNKHVSPKTRPVYDGYCPNCQMPFSSLLGQTPRWHVFECLDSTPVSGTECPDGLQCSSTIPSHYQRYTHLLLAQSRAGNSPLRDPSHGSGLSFSETNSDFLCSLKERWSPHEKQTENLKNVSTDPLLVTQYLKSSQSPTETDKKISSSTNSQTSQQVPQFTGHVNSDKLVGVGLPLAEELDSPNNPEHRNLPLPENDFSNCDISYSPLQSDEETYDTNDKLDDSQQERFFMESSKDGSLEEDGSNSTLFKKLYDPLLEDQEACPKVDSFLTQDKYNEELYECNSLNDSSQLTFQNKRIVSHGHPAYTDDDFMLLPPALAERFTSPSYQGSKAKPDEPEFHASQSNKEKQVIEESAVYNQNSLPLLKSKTSKRFENQGGGCHSFHPTQSKTRELSNKNSNAKNNANSTCFCRKALDGMLDNKVPVLNSETFSSTPTVAKPLEMLPSGPKCHATQPSTKVMKQMDIGVYFGLPPKRKEKSLEESSLEGMNFNTAVSPHEKRSQQRKRKAEKSLSDLELEVKNLSESQPSVELSDRGSQRQRKRLKKSDSLQEGGHQKNPGHLKKTVPGTVNLSKDKAFVKSAHGRVQRENTKISESSNAGELRKRTCPFYKKIPGTGFTVDAFQYGWVEGCTAYFLTHFHSDHYAGLSKNFMFPIYCSEITGNLLKSKLHVQEQYIHPLPIDTECIVNGIKVILLEANHCPGAVMILFYLPNGHVILHTGDFRADPSMERSLLACQKVHTLYLDTTYCSPEYSFPSQQEVIQFAINTAFETVTLNPQALVVCGTYSIGKEKIFLAIADVLGSKVGMSKEKYNTLQCFNMPEVSSLITTDMCKSLVHLLPMMQINFKGLQNHLKKCGGKYNQILAFRPTGWTHSNKLTSLADIIPQTKGNISIYGIPYSEHSSYLEMKRFVQWLKPQKIIPTVNVGTLRSRRTMEKYFQEWKLEAGY